The DNA segment CTGGCAGCTCTATCGCTATCGCACGTTCGTCCGCATCGGCGTCTGGGAGGGGACGACGGGGCTCCTCGCGCGTACGATCGCGGGACACGCGCCGCCCGTGCTGCCACCGCCGCCGGCCACGGCCGAGGATCGACTCCCGCCCGAGGCGCTCGAGCGCTTCCACTTCGCGCGCATCACCCCCGAGGCGTACCGTGCGTGGCAGACCTGGAACACCTCGCGGCGCTTCGACGACTTCGTCGCCTGGATGCGCGCGAACAAGAGCCAGGCCCTCGACGCCTACAAGACGCAGCGGCTCGCGAGCTTCGGGCCGCAGGACAACCCGCAGGTGACGTCGCTCGCCTGGATGCTGCGTCGCATTCGCGACCGTGGCGCGCGCGCCGTCGTGGTCTACTTCCCCGAGAACCCGGCGTTCCGCGACCCGGCCGCGGCCGAGTACTTCGACGCGAGCCTTTCCGACGCCTACGCCAAGCTGTTCGCCGACGAGACCGCCGCCACCGGCGCACGCTTCGTCGACCTGCGCGGGCTCCTTCCGGCCGAGGACTTCCACGACCTCATCCACCCGAACCTGGCCGGCATGCGCACGCTCTCGAGACGCCTCGCCGACATCGTCGCCGAGGAGTGGCGGGCGCGGGAGGGCGGCGCGCCGTGATATTCAACACGTGGGCGTTCGGCGTCTTCCTGGTGGTGACGCTCGCCCTCTACTGGAGCGTCCCGTCGCGCGTGCGTCCCACGGCGCTCACGCTCTTCGGGCTCTACTTCTACTGGTACTACTATCCGCCGCACGTCCTGCTGATCGTCGCCTCGATCCCGGCGGTTTGGGTGGTCTCGCAGCGCATCGTGCCGGGACGCGCCGGCCGCCGGCGCTGGCTCGCGCTCGGCGTCGCCGGCTGCCTGGGCGTGCTCGTCTACTACAAGTATCAGGGCTTCCTCGCGGGCACGCTGCGCGGCGGCCTCGCGTCGTTCGGGGTGCCGGTCTCGTGGGCGCCGCCCCGGCTGCAGCCGCCGCTCGGCATCTCGTTCTTCGTGTTCGAGTACGTCCACTACCTGATCGAGATCGGACGCGGCACGTTCGTCCCCGCCCCGCTGCGCGACCTCGGCCTCTTCATCCTCTTCTTCCCGACCCTCATCTGCGGTCCGATCAAGCGCTACCAGCTCTTCCGCCCCCAGGAGTATGCCGAGCGGCGCTTCACGGCCGTCGACCTGCACGCGGGGCTCCACCGCATCGTGATCGGTCTCGCCAAGAAGACGCTCATCGCCGACCAGATGGCGCCGTACTCGTTCTTCGTCTTCCTGCACCCGGAGCAGGCGTCGTGGGCGCGCCTCTGGCTCGCCGTCTACGCGTACGCGACGCAGATCTACTTCGACTTCGCGGGCTACTCCGACATTGCGATCGGGACGGCGCGGCTGTTCGGCTACACCGTGCCCGAGAACTTCGACCGCCCGTATCGCCAGGCGAACATCGCCGCCTTCTGGCGCACCTGGCACATGTCGCTCACCTCGTGGATCACCGACTACGTCTACATCCCGCTCGGCGGCAACCGCCGCGGGCCGAGGCGCGCGGCGTGGAACCGGCTCGTCTCGATGACCCTCTGCGGTCTGTGGCACGGGGCGGCGTGGCACTTCGCCGTCTGGGGGCTCTACCACGGCGTCATGCTGAACCTCTATCGCCTGTGGGCCGCGCGCCGGCCGGCGTGGCGCCTGCCGCTCGGGCTCGGACGCGTCGCCGGCACGCTCGTCACCTTCCACGTGGTGTGCCTCGGCTGGGTGCTCTTCGTGTGCGACCTGCCGCGCGCGGCGTTCGTCGTCCGCCGGCTGTTGGGGATTCCATGATGCGACGGCTACTCCGTGACAACGCGCTCGTGCTCTTCTACGTCGTCCTGATCGTGCTCTCGGTCGTCTACGCGCCCGAGCGCCCGCTCAAGTTCATCTACACCGAGTTCTGAGGCGCGCGGCGCGACCGCGAACAGGAGATCGGCTCCCGCCCGCGCCACGAGGCGGAGGGCGCCGGACGGCCGCGCCGCCAGATCGCCCCACACGGTCCGCGCCGGCGAAAAGCCCATGTCACCCGTGCGCACGACGACCCAGGCGAGTTGCGTGTCGCGCACGAGGGCGCCCAACGCTGCGGCGTCGGGGAGGCGCGCCGCGAGCGCCATGCGCTCCGGGAACGCCGCCGGAAAGTAGCCGGAGTAGCCGTTCACGAGCGGCCACCATCCGCCGATCGATCGCCACATCGCCGGCGTCTGCTGGAAAGGGATCGCCGCCGGAAGCTCGAGCGTGGGTGCGGGCGCCGCCCGCAGCACGTCGGCGATCGCGGGCGCCATCGCCGGCGGCGCCGCCAGTGGGTATGCCGCCGGAATCGGCGGCCGCCATCCACCCGGCAGGCCCCACCGGTACTCGGCGACGAGGGTCGTCGCGACGGCGGCGAACGCGAGCGCGCGCAGCGCGCCCGGTCGCGCCGCCCGCGCGATCGTGGCCGCGCAGGTGGCGAACGCGAGCGCCGCGAGCAGCG comes from the Candidatus Eisenbacteria bacterium genome and includes:
- a CDS encoding MBOAT family O-acyltransferase, whose amino-acid sequence is MIFNTWAFGVFLVVTLALYWSVPSRVRPTALTLFGLYFYWYYYPPHVLLIVASIPAVWVVSQRIVPGRAGRRRWLALGVAGCLGVLVYYKYQGFLAGTLRGGLASFGVPVSWAPPRLQPPLGISFFVFEYVHYLIEIGRGTFVPAPLRDLGLFILFFPTLICGPIKRYQLFRPQEYAERRFTAVDLHAGLHRIVIGLAKKTLIADQMAPYSFFVFLHPEQASWARLWLAVYAYATQIYFDFAGYSDIAIGTARLFGYTVPENFDRPYRQANIAAFWRTWHMSLTSWITDYVYIPLGGNRRGPRRAAWNRLVSMTLCGLWHGAAWHFAVWGLYHGVMLNLYRLWAARRPAWRLPLGLGRVAGTLVTFHVVCLGWVLFVCDLPRAAFVVRRLLGIP
- a CDS encoding SGNH/GDSL hydrolase family protein, which produces MMRVTPRRPLWTWVKVVLALIGIDLLLFRAGLFFEWVPQLRGENATTWGLLYTAIRHLEIDPQSPATAYVVGSSVLFLGVNEERLNEVLEEDRLPPRATLLTTFGATATDSALLAARALEDHPWLVVYAATARDFSKTAPLDTPVSRMLLDSSTDLPAMPAVTGEERLTLIVRRYWQLYRYRTFVRIGVWEGTTGLLARTIAGHAPPVLPPPPATAEDRLPPEALERFHFARITPEAYRAWQTWNTSRRFDDFVAWMRANKSQALDAYKTQRLASFGPQDNPQVTSLAWMLRRIRDRGARAVVVYFPENPAFRDPAAAEYFDASLSDAYAKLFADETAATGARFVDLRGLLPAEDFHDLIHPNLAGMRTLSRRLADIVAEEWRAREGGAP